One genomic window of Corynebacterium pseudotuberculosis includes the following:
- the sufD gene encoding Fe-S cluster assembly protein SufD, translated as MSQVQQQSRGTVHNNKGDLFSSFDVNDFDVPRGKDEVWRFISLRRLRGLHDGTFAPATTPNVNITLPEGIQGITHELVEKTDARVGRTGAPIDRVGAQAFTSTEKANVLTVSANTLVEEPIRIEVQGKGDQKTSFGHLVVEVGTNAEVLLDLRYTGSGTHADNVEFLVGEGARLTVIVDASWNDDAVHLSGHQAVLGRDSVFRHNVAVFGGEVVRLVPRVRFTEPGADAEMLGVYFADDGQYFEQRLLVDHAVPHCRSNVLYKGAIQGDKNSKLPDAHATWVGDVLIRAGAQGTDTYEANRNLVLTDGARADAIPNLEIETGEIAGAGHAATVGRFDDEQEFYLRSRGIPEDEARRLIVRGFFSEVIGRIPVESVCNDLEERITDELNTLQQR; from the coding sequence ATGTCTCAGGTACAACAACAGTCCCGCGGTACTGTGCACAACAACAAAGGTGATTTATTTTCTTCCTTTGACGTTAATGATTTTGACGTGCCACGTGGCAAAGATGAAGTATGGCGTTTTATTTCGCTCCGGCGCCTACGCGGGCTTCACGACGGCACATTTGCTCCGGCAACCACCCCCAACGTAAATATCACCCTCCCAGAGGGGATTCAGGGAATCACTCATGAGCTGGTGGAAAAGACTGATGCTAGGGTTGGCCGCACGGGGGCTCCCATTGACCGTGTCGGTGCTCAAGCCTTCACGTCAACGGAAAAGGCCAATGTCTTGACTGTCTCTGCAAATACTCTGGTAGAAGAACCAATTCGCATTGAGGTACAAGGCAAAGGTGACCAAAAAACCTCTTTTGGGCATCTGGTTGTGGAAGTTGGCACGAATGCTGAAGTTCTTCTTGACCTTCGTTACACAGGCTCCGGCACGCACGCAGATAACGTTGAATTCCTTGTAGGCGAGGGAGCTCGCTTAACGGTTATTGTTGACGCTTCCTGGAACGATGATGCTGTTCATCTTTCAGGGCATCAGGCAGTGCTTGGACGCGACTCTGTTTTCCGCCATAACGTTGCCGTCTTCGGCGGAGAAGTCGTACGGCTTGTTCCCCGTGTCCGTTTTACAGAACCAGGTGCAGATGCTGAGATGCTCGGCGTGTACTTTGCCGATGACGGACAATACTTTGAGCAGCGATTGCTGGTAGACCATGCCGTTCCTCATTGCCGTTCTAATGTTCTTTATAAAGGAGCGATCCAGGGCGACAAGAATTCCAAGCTTCCCGACGCACATGCCACATGGGTGGGAGACGTTCTGATCCGTGCTGGTGCACAAGGCACGGATACTTATGAAGCCAACCGAAATCTAGTCCTTACTGACGGCGCTCGGGCAGACGCGATCCCTAACCTGGAAATTGAAACCGGGGAAATCGCAGGAGCCGGACATGCTGCTACCGTGGGTCGTTTTGACGACGAGCAGGAATTTTATTTACGTTCGCGCGGGATCCCAGAAGATGAAGCTCGCCGACTTATTGTCCGTGGTTTCTTCTCTGAAGTCATCGGAAGAATTCCAGTGGAGTCGGTTTGCAACGATCTAGAAGAACGCATCACCGACGAGCTCAACACCCTTCAGCAGCGTTAA
- the sufC gene encoding Fe-S cluster assembly ATPase SufC: protein MSTLEIKNLHAQVLPADETAQPKEILKGVNLTIKSGETHAIMGPNGSGKSTLAYTLAGHPRYEITEGEVLLDGENILELDVDERARAGLFLAMQYPTEIPGVSMANFLRSAATAVRGEAPKLREWVKEVKQAQADLKIDKAFSERSVNEGFSGGEKKRHEVLQLDLLRPKFAVMDETDSGLDVDALRIVSEGINRYQEKTNGGILMITHYKRILNYVQPDFVHVFANGQIITSGGPELADDLEANGYDRFLS from the coding sequence ATGAGCACCTTGGAAATCAAGAACCTTCATGCCCAAGTACTACCTGCTGATGAGACTGCGCAGCCCAAAGAAATTCTTAAGGGAGTGAACCTTACTATCAAGTCCGGCGAGACCCACGCAATTATGGGACCCAATGGATCCGGTAAATCTACTCTCGCTTATACTCTTGCCGGTCATCCTCGCTACGAGATCACTGAAGGAGAAGTGCTTCTTGATGGCGAGAACATCCTAGAACTAGACGTTGACGAGCGCGCTCGTGCAGGTCTTTTCCTTGCGATGCAATACCCCACAGAGATTCCTGGAGTTTCTATGGCCAACTTCTTGCGCTCTGCGGCCACAGCCGTTCGCGGTGAGGCACCAAAGCTCCGTGAGTGGGTAAAAGAAGTGAAACAAGCCCAAGCGGATCTGAAGATCGATAAGGCTTTTAGCGAACGCTCTGTAAATGAAGGTTTCTCCGGTGGAGAGAAGAAACGCCATGAAGTTCTCCAGTTGGATCTGTTACGCCCCAAGTTTGCGGTCATGGATGAGACGGACTCAGGACTTGACGTAGATGCGCTTCGGATTGTTTCTGAGGGCATTAACCGTTATCAGGAGAAAACTAATGGAGGCATCCTGATGATCACGCACTATAAGCGGATTCTTAACTACGTACAGCCGGACTTTGTCCATGTTTTTGCAAATGGTCAGATTATTACCTCGGGTGGCCCCGAATTGGCCGATGATCTTGAGGCTAACGGATACGATCGTTTTCTCTCATGA
- a CDS encoding cysteine desulfurase yields the protein MSNAYLTESGDLNTQLLRQEFPILSRSVRDGKSLVYLDSGATSQRPERVWRAEEHFVLHTNAPVHRGAYQLAEEATDAYEDARAAIAGFVGAEWDEIAFTKNATEALNLVAYVLGDPRAGELQVKEGDTVVVTELEHHANLVPWQELCARTGATLKWYSVTEDGRIDLDSLDLDPTVKVVAFTHQSNVTGAVAPVAELVRRARQVGALVVLDACQSVPHMPVNFHDLDVDFAAFSGHKMCGPSGVGAVYGKRKLLEQLPPFLTGGSMISVVTMEKTTFADIPQRFEAGTQMTGQVVGLGEAVKFLQEVGMSNVARHEHKLTDYALRQLSRIDGLSIYGPTSNVDRGSAVSFKVEGIHPHDLGQVLDDHGVCIRVGHHCAWPVHRALNAQSTARASFYLYNTLEEVDRLVAAIEAAKTFFGVTSSEGGAL from the coding sequence ATGAGCAACGCATATCTGACTGAGTCAGGGGACCTCAATACGCAGCTCCTGCGCCAAGAGTTTCCTATATTATCGCGATCTGTACGTGATGGTAAAAGCTTGGTCTATTTGGATTCCGGTGCAACCTCGCAGCGTCCAGAACGAGTGTGGCGCGCAGAAGAGCATTTTGTTCTGCATACCAATGCCCCTGTGCACCGGGGTGCCTACCAACTTGCCGAGGAAGCTACTGATGCTTATGAAGACGCTCGTGCCGCGATCGCAGGATTCGTTGGAGCGGAGTGGGATGAAATAGCGTTTACTAAAAACGCTACGGAAGCTCTTAACCTAGTCGCGTACGTGCTTGGAGATCCCCGAGCAGGAGAGCTCCAAGTCAAAGAAGGCGATACCGTAGTAGTAACGGAATTGGAGCACCACGCAAACTTGGTGCCGTGGCAAGAATTGTGTGCGCGCACCGGCGCTACGTTGAAGTGGTACTCAGTGACCGAAGACGGGCGTATTGATCTCGACTCTTTAGATCTAGACCCGACAGTAAAAGTAGTTGCCTTTACCCACCAGTCGAATGTAACCGGAGCCGTGGCACCAGTGGCAGAGCTGGTCCGTCGTGCCCGCCAAGTAGGCGCGCTCGTGGTCCTTGATGCATGCCAATCCGTTCCCCATATGCCGGTGAATTTCCATGATTTGGATGTGGATTTTGCGGCTTTTTCGGGCCATAAAATGTGTGGTCCGAGCGGCGTTGGTGCAGTATATGGTAAGCGAAAGCTACTGGAACAACTTCCGCCTTTCCTTACCGGTGGCTCAATGATTTCCGTAGTGACTATGGAAAAGACTACCTTTGCGGATATTCCTCAGCGATTTGAAGCTGGTACACAGATGACCGGTCAAGTGGTGGGGCTAGGAGAAGCCGTAAAGTTTCTGCAAGAAGTAGGAATGAGCAATGTAGCTCGTCATGAACATAAGCTCACAGACTATGCGCTTCGGCAGCTAAGCCGTATCGACGGACTCAGCATCTATGGTCCTACAAGCAACGTAGATCGTGGTTCTGCCGTGAGCTTTAAGGTCGAGGGGATACACCCGCATGATTTAGGCCAAGTTCTCGATGATCATGGTGTGTGTATTCGGGTAGGTCACCATTGCGCATGGCCGGTGCATCGAGCACTTAATGCGCAATCTACTGCGCGAGCCTCGTTCTATCTCTACAACACATTAGAAGAAGTCGACCGACTCGTGGCAGCAATTGAAGCAGCTAAAACATTCTTTGGAGTTACTTCCTCGGAAGGAGGTGCACTATGA
- the sufU gene encoding Fe-S cluster assembly sulfur transfer protein SufU has translation MNLESMYQEVILDHHKNPMHAGLREPYESEVHHVNPSCGDEITLRVHLSEDGLTVADVSYDAEGCSISQASTSVMAEEIVGKTVAEAMEKLEEFERMITSRGTVEGDEDLIGDGIAFAGVSKYPARVKCALLGWKAFQAATADALEKKK, from the coding sequence ATGAACCTTGAGTCTATGTATCAAGAAGTGATCCTTGATCACCATAAGAATCCGATGCATGCAGGTCTACGTGAACCTTATGAGTCCGAAGTCCATCATGTGAACCCCTCATGCGGCGATGAAATCACACTTCGAGTGCATCTTTCAGAAGACGGCTTAACCGTCGCAGACGTTTCTTATGATGCGGAAGGCTGCTCCATCAGCCAAGCCTCCACATCGGTCATGGCGGAAGAAATTGTTGGCAAGACCGTTGCAGAAGCGATGGAAAAACTCGAAGAATTTGAACGGATGATTACGTCCCGTGGAACGGTAGAAGGAGACGAAGACCTCATAGGTGACGGCATTGCTTTTGCCGGAGTCTCCAAGTACCCGGCGCGGGTGAAATGCGCGCTTTTGGGATGGAAAGCGTTCCAAGCCGCAACTGCTGATGCTTTGGAGAAAAAGAAGTGA
- a CDS encoding metal-sulfur cluster assembly factor, with the protein MSEEHVENEATQTPGDVPVESKAEDSSENTVAESAVQEESDLAAGALRPEQSEEDIAKSSDVEEYLRDVIDPELGINVVDLGLVYDVWMVDGVHAHVNMTLTSPACPLTDVLEDQAQSAVVGNKIAESLSIHWVWMPPWGPHMITEDGRDQLRALGFSV; encoded by the coding sequence GTGAGCGAAGAGCACGTAGAGAATGAAGCTACGCAAACGCCGGGAGACGTTCCGGTAGAGAGCAAAGCGGAAGATTCATCTGAAAATACCGTTGCTGAGTCAGCTGTCCAGGAGGAATCTGATCTGGCAGCAGGCGCTTTACGTCCGGAACAGTCGGAAGAAGACATTGCTAAATCCAGCGATGTTGAAGAGTACCTTCGCGATGTCATTGATCCCGAGCTGGGCATCAACGTTGTCGATCTTGGTCTGGTATATGACGTATGGATGGTAGACGGAGTACATGCGCATGTGAACATGACTCTTACATCACCTGCTTGTCCGCTTACTGATGTTTTGGAAGACCAAGCACAATCTGCAGTTGTGGGTAATAAGATTGCAGAGTCCTTAAGCATTCATTGGGTATGGATGCCGCCGTGGGGTCCGCATATGATTACTGAAGATGGGCGCGACCAATTGCGTGCTCTTGGTTTCTCAGTTTAG
- a CDS encoding ABC-F family ATP-binding cassette domain-containing protein, giving the protein MIVTNDFEVRVGARTLLNAPGQHLRVQPGDRIGLVGRNGAGKTTTMRILAGETEPYAGVVTRSGDIGYLPQDSREGNIDQSARDRVLSARGLDQIKTSMERQQEIMETTADDKKRDAAIRKYSRLEERYHALGGYEAAAEAARICDNLGLPARILDQPLKTLSGGQRRRVELAQILFAASAGSGKSSTTLLLDEPTNHLDADSITWLRDFLSKHEGGLIMISHDVELLDAVCNKVWFLDAVRGEADIYNMSFSKYKDARATDEARRRRERANAEKKAAALKDQAARLGAKATKAAAAKQMLARAEKMMGNLDEIRVADRVANISFPEPAPCGKTPLNATGLTKMYGSLEVFAGVDLAIDKGSRVVVLGFNGAGKTTLLKLLAGVERTDGEGGIVSGHGLKIGYFAQEHDTIDPQKSVWQNTIDACPEAGEQDLRGLLGAFMFTGEQLDQPAGTLSGGEKTRLALAALVSSRANVLLLDEPTNNLDPVSREQVLDALRTYKGAVVLVTHDPGAVRALEPERVIVLPDGDEDLWSETYMEIVELA; this is encoded by the coding sequence GTGATTGTGACCAATGATTTTGAAGTCCGCGTAGGGGCAAGAACCTTACTAAATGCCCCTGGCCAGCATCTTCGTGTACAGCCTGGGGATCGAATTGGACTTGTTGGCCGCAACGGTGCTGGCAAAACTACTACGATGCGAATTTTGGCGGGGGAGACCGAACCCTATGCCGGCGTAGTGACCCGTAGCGGTGACATCGGTTACCTTCCACAAGATTCGCGAGAAGGCAATATCGATCAATCCGCGCGTGACCGTGTCCTTTCTGCACGTGGGTTGGATCAGATAAAAACCTCCATGGAGCGACAGCAAGAAATCATGGAGACTACGGCGGATGATAAAAAACGAGATGCCGCTATCCGAAAGTACTCGCGGCTCGAGGAACGCTATCATGCGCTTGGTGGCTATGAGGCAGCAGCCGAAGCCGCTCGCATCTGCGACAATTTGGGCCTTCCTGCCCGGATTCTTGACCAGCCACTAAAGACGCTTTCTGGAGGACAACGCCGGAGAGTGGAACTAGCCCAAATCCTTTTCGCTGCGTCGGCAGGCTCCGGAAAGTCAAGCACCACTTTGCTTCTCGACGAGCCCACGAACCACCTTGATGCCGATTCAATTACGTGGCTGCGTGATTTTCTGAGCAAACACGAGGGCGGACTCATTATGATCTCGCACGATGTGGAGCTTCTTGATGCAGTCTGTAACAAGGTGTGGTTTTTAGATGCTGTGCGTGGTGAGGCTGACATCTATAACATGAGCTTTTCTAAGTACAAGGATGCTCGAGCCACTGATGAGGCCCGTCGCCGTCGTGAGCGAGCTAACGCAGAGAAGAAAGCTGCTGCTTTGAAAGATCAGGCAGCTAGGCTTGGAGCTAAAGCAACCAAAGCTGCTGCAGCCAAACAGATGTTGGCACGTGCCGAAAAAATGATGGGTAATCTCGATGAGATCCGCGTTGCAGATCGAGTTGCCAATATCTCTTTTCCGGAGCCAGCACCTTGCGGAAAAACCCCATTAAACGCAACCGGTCTTACCAAGATGTACGGTTCACTAGAAGTATTCGCCGGCGTAGACCTTGCTATCGATAAAGGCTCTAGAGTGGTGGTTCTCGGGTTCAATGGTGCCGGTAAAACGACACTGTTGAAACTCCTCGCAGGTGTTGAGAGAACTGATGGTGAAGGCGGCATTGTTTCAGGACATGGTTTGAAAATCGGCTACTTTGCTCAGGAACATGACACGATTGATCCACAAAAATCTGTCTGGCAGAACACCATCGATGCGTGCCCTGAAGCCGGTGAACAAGATCTTCGCGGTCTCCTCGGCGCCTTCATGTTTACGGGTGAGCAACTCGACCAACCTGCCGGTACGTTGTCAGGTGGTGAAAAGACACGGTTAGCGCTGGCAGCTTTAGTTTCCTCGCGCGCAAACGTCTTGCTTCTCGACGAGCCCACGAACAACCTTGATCCAGTTTCCAGAGAACAAGTGCTTGATGCCCTCCGAACCTATAAAGGTGCTGTGGTACTTGTGACCCACGATCCGGGAGCGGTACGCGCATTAGAACCTGAAAGAGTTATAGTGCTTCCTGACGGTGATGAGGACTTATGGAGTGAAACCTACATGGAAATTGTGGAGTTAGCATAA